Proteins from one Malassezia vespertilionis chromosome 2, complete sequence genomic window:
- the NAT10 gene encoding N-acetyltransferase 10 (BUSCO:EOG09260ETR; COG:S; EggNog:ENOG503NU7C) has protein sequence MRKQLDPRIPTLIRNNVATGHRSFFVIVGDHGRDQVVNLHFLLSQSRVGSRPNVLWCYKKDLGFTTHRKKREAKIKRDIKRGVRDQDTQDPFELFVGVTDIRYCYYKDTAKILGQTYGMLVLQDFEAITPNLLARTIETVEGGGIVVLLLQTMSNLRQLYSLSMDAHSRFRTASTDEDPVARFNERFLLSLSSSPNCLLLDDELNVLPLSRGKEIRALPETSAGQSVGGVGSVVQKSDTRKQRDEELESVQSDVAETKVVGDVIKHAKTLDQAKAVLTILDVLASSSLSTTVALTAGRGRGKSAALGLCLAAAVAHGYSNIFVTSPSPENLKTLFEFVLKGLDALGYEEVADWDIQRGTGEWKDVVVRVNIFREHRQTIQYIQPQDHQVLSQAELVVIDEAAAIPLPIVRNLLGPYLVFLSSTVNGYEGTGRSLSLKLIQQLRQGAAATGDRSSALADRGPSANLAQAARSLKQVQLAEPIRYAEHDPVEAWLHQLLCLDANTAKLSGSQSRETRAACPHPSECELFMVNRDTLFSFHPASETFLQRLMALYVASHYKNSPNDLQLLSDAPAHALFVLLPPAVKRQGGLPEPLCVVQVALEGNVSRQVILNSLARGTRDAGDLIPWLVTQQFQDSDFAELSGARVVRIAVHPEYANMGYGSRALSLLEQFYRGELLDPDALAQRPRHGFAPSAHTDEVAVRDAAQLPPLLERLSEREPEALDWVGVSYGLTPSLFRFWKHNGYVPLYIRQSPNELTGEYSTVQLKTLREQSTSAWLAAYASDFRRRFISLLSFRFRELSTLTALSVLEAASKAAAKAPAALPLAAAELPLLLSPFDLRRLESYGNNLLELQVVLDLIPTLASLYFTHRLRVVTDLDDDMDGQGENMELIVSGISAALLLAIGLQRRTLDDVAAELQLPLNQAHTLLAKSVRWIVKNMRAIEKRAIAQELDETVRGQQVAPTALAPLQETLEEELAAAGSNALAEEKKRQELIRQDIEKDAELSRYMIPGAENWDEAEARVRKMQENPSKAFSNTFSIRKPESSPALPAQPAKRKDRKGDKQRSKKQRA, from the coding sequence ATGCGGAAACAGCTGGACCCAAGGATCCCTACGCTGATCCGGAATAATGTCGCAACAGGACACCGCTCCTTTTTTGTGATTGTCGGTGATCATGGCCGCGACCAAGTAGTGAATTTGCATTTCCTGCTTTCGCAGTCGCGTGTCGGCTCGCGGCCCAACGTCCTTTGGTGCTACAAAAAGGACCTTGGCTTCACGACGCAccgcaagaagcgcgagGCGAAAATCAAGCGCGACATCAAGCGCGGTGTGCGCGATCAGGACACTCAGGACCCGTTTGAGCTTTTTGTCGGCGTGACGGATATCCGGTACTGCTACTACAAAGATACGGCCAAAATTCTGGGCCAAACGTATGGGATGCTTGTTTTGCAGGACTTTGAGGCAATCACTCCCAacctgcttgcgcgcactATTGAAACTGTAGAAGGCGGTGGGATTGTGGTGCTCTTGCTTCAGACTATGTCGAACCTGCGCCAGCTCTACTCGCTCTCCATGGATGCACACAGCCGGTTCCGCACCGCGAGCACCGACGAGGATCCAGTCGCACGATTTAACGAGCGCTTTCTGCTCTCGCTCAGTTCTTCGCCCAACTGTCTTTTGCTGGATGATGAGCTGAATGTGCTTCCTCTAAGCCGCGGCAAAGaaatccgcgcgctgccggaAACGAGCGCAGGCCAAAGTGTAGGCGGCGTCGGATCGGTGGTGCAAAAATCAGacacgcgcaagcagcgcgacgaggaacTGGAATCGGTGCAGTCGGACGTAGCAGAGACCAAGGTGGTAGGCGACGTAATCAAGCACGCCAAGACACTCGACCAGGCCAAAGCCGTGCTCACAATCCTCGACGTTTTGGCGAGCAGTTCTCTGTCCACCACCGTCGCACTCACTGCTGGGCGTGGGCGCGGCAAGtctgccgcgctcggcctGTGCCTTGCtgccgccgtcgcgcatggCTACAGCAATATATTCGTCACGAGTCCCAGCCCTGAGAACCTCAAGACGCTCTTTGAGTTTGTGCTCAAAGGCCTGGATGCTCTGGGCTACGAAGAGGTGGCCGACTGGGATatccagcgcggcacgggTGAGTGGAAAGACGTGGTCGTCCGCGTCAACATCTTCCGCGAGCACCGCCAGACCATTCAATATATCCAGCCGCAAGACCACCAAGTTCTGAGTCAGGCAGAGCTTGTGGTGATCGACGAAGCCGCTGCGATTCCGTTGCCAATCGTGCGCAATTTGTTGGGCCCCTACCTCGTCTTCCTCTCCTCGACGGTGAATGGGTACGAAGGCACAGGCCGCAGTCTCTCTTTAAAACTTATCCAGCAACTGCGGCAAGGTGCGGCCGCGACTGGCGACCGATCCTCCGCGCTCGCAGACCGCGGGCCGAGTGCAAACCTcgcacaagctgcgcgtTCGTTGAAGCAAGTGCAACTTGCGGAACCGATTCGGTACGCAGAGCATGACCCAGTCGAAGCATGGCTGCACCAGCTTCTGTGTTTGGACGCGAATACCGCCAAGCTGTCCGGGTCGCAATCGCGCGAAacacgcgctgcgtgcccTCACCCAAGTGAATGTGAGCTGTTTATGGTCAACCGTGACACGCTCTTCAGCTTCCATCCCGCCTCGGAAACGTTCCTCCAGCGGCTCATGGCACTCTACGTAGCGAGCCACTACAAAAACTCGCCAAATGACCTGCAGCTCttgagcgatgcgccggcaCACGCACTTTTTGTGCTCCTTCCGCCCGCAGTCAAACGCCAGGGCGGCCTGCCCGAGCCATTGTGCGTGGTgcaagtcgcgctcgaAGGTAATGTGAGCCGCCAAGTGATCCTCAATTCGCTCGCGCGAGGAACAAGAGACGCCGGCGACCTGATTCCCTGGCTCGTCACTCAGCAGTTCCAGGACTCGGACTTTGCCGAGCTGtctggcgcgcgcgttgtACGCATCGCAGTGCATCCCGAGTACGCAAATATGGGCTAtggatcgcgcgctttgtcgcTGTTGGAGCAGTTCTACCGCGGCGAGCTTCTGGACcccgatgcgcttgcgcagcgtccgaGGCACGGCTTTGCACCGAGTGCACACACCGATGAAGTGgcagtgcgcgacgctgcacagctgcCGCCCCTCTTGGAGCGCCTCTCAGAGCGCGAGCCCGAAGCACTGGATTGGGTAGGCGTTTCCTATGGCCTCACCCCCAGCCTGTTCCGCTTCTGGAAGCACAACGGGTACGTCCCACTCTACATCCGCCAGTCTCCGAACGAGTTGACGGGCGAGTACAGCACGGTTCAgctcaagacgctgcgcgagcaaagcACGAGCGCTTGGCTTGCCGCGTATGCCAGCGATTTTCGCCGCCGGTTCATCTCCTTGCTCTCTTTCCGCTTCCGTGAACTGAGCACGCTGACGGCATTAAGCGTCCTTGAAGCCGCGTCCAAGGCTGCAGCAAAAGCACccgcggcgcttccgctcgctgcagcggAGCTGCCTTTGCTGCTTAGTCCATTCGACCTCCGGCGGCTCGAATCGTACGGGAACAAtttgctcgagctgcaggTTGTTCTGGACTTAATACCCACGCTCGCATCGCTGTACTTTACCCATCGTCTTCGCGTCGTTACCGACTTGGACGATGACATGGATGGACAGGGCGAAAATATGGAGCTCATCGTCAGTGGGATTTCCGCCGCCCTGCTCCTTGCGATTGGACTGCAGCGTAGAACACTTGACGACGTTGCAGCCGAGCTGCAGCTTCCGCTTAACCAGGCCCACACGCTCTTGGCAAAGTCCGTGCGCTGGATTGTGAAAAacatgcgcgccattgAAAAACGGGCGATTGCGCAGGAATTGGACGAAACGGTGCGCGGCCAGCAAGTCGCGCCGACCGctctcgcgccgctgcaagaaACGCTCGAGGAAGAGCTTGCCGCCGCGGGCTCGAACGCGCTTGCGgaggaaaagaagcgccaGGAACTGATCCGGCAGGATATCGAAAAAGATGCGGAACTATCGCGCTACATGATTCCCGGCGCCGAAAATTGggacgaggccgaggcgcgcgtcCGGAAAATGCAAGAGAACCCCTCCAAAGCCTTCTCAAACACCTTTTCCATCCGCAAGCCCGAGTCATCCCCTGCGCTCCCTGCCCAGCCAGCCAAGCGCAAAGACAGAAAAGgcgacaagcagcgcagcaagaaaCAACGCGCGTAG
- a CDS encoding uncharacterized protein (EggNog:ENOG503PJT4; COG:S), which translates to MADRTDTPEQHSDAECAGDTADDLFVRLLQCDDQLADLLRTAATAIRALAEDADGHRDTRAMNQEEDMFEAQTQHWLSTLNDIQLTLRETAHALRQARIPPLTQPADAHARLSGEAGVAGPVHALHAATPWSFSLLRLREASWRHVAENVARADLATLGTALARGAQFQSRVE; encoded by the exons ATGGCGGACCGTACAGATACCCCAGAGCAGCACTCTGACGCAGAGTGCGCCGGCGATACCGCTGATGATCTGTTTGTGCGTCTATTGCAGTGCGACGACCAGTTGGCggatttgctgcgcaccgccgcgacAGCAATACGAGCGCTTGCAGAAGACGCGGACGGGCACCgcgacacgcgcgccatgaACCAAGAGGAGGATATGTTTGAAGCTCAAACGCAACACTGGCTCTCTACCCTAAAT GATATCCAACTCACGCTCCGCGAgacggcgcatgcactACGCCAGGCGCGCATCCCGCCACTAACGCAGCCCGCCgatgcgcatgcacgcctAAGTGGCGAAGCTGGTGTCGCAGGGCCCGTGCATGCACTCCACGCAGCCACCCCATGGAGCTTCTCCTTGTTGCGTCTGCGCGAAGCATCGTGGCGCCACGTGGCCGAAAAtgtcgcgcgtgcggacTTGGCCACGCTCGGtacggcgctggcgcgagGCGCCCAATTTCAGTCACGTGTAGAGTAG
- the TAL1 gene encoding transaldolase (EggNog:ENOG503NUE1; COG:G) encodes MTTALESLKQYTKVVSDSGDFESIGKYKPQDATTNPSLILAAVQNPKYASLIGPAIEYGKKHGKDEGSVIESAIDRILTLFGQEILKIIPGRVSTEVDAHLSHDTEATIKKAIELIKLYESVGVPKERVLIKIASTWGGIQAARELESKHGIHCNLTLLFGFVQAVACAEAKVTLISPFVGRILDWYKANKPDGDYQGANDPGVKSVRHIYNYYKQNDYNTIVMGASFRSVDEIEELCGCDFLTIAPKLLEQLQDSKKELSPKLGTEQAKSAPTIPKVSYINDKEAFDRALAEDKMASDKLEEGIKKFGEDADALKDILRKHL; translated from the coding sequence ATGACTACTGCGTTGGAATCGCTGAAGCAATACACAAAGGTCGTGTCTGACTCGGGCGACTTCGAATCTATCGGCAAGTACAAGCCGCAAGATGCGACGACGAACCCGTCGCTGATTCTTGCTGCCGTTCAAAACCCCAAGTACGCGTCCCTCATTGGGCCTGCGATTGAGTACGGCAAGAAGCACGGTAAGGATGAGGGTTCCGTGATCGAGTCTGCCATCGACCGCATCCTTACCCTCTTTGGCCAGGAGATTCTCAAGATCATTCCCGGCCGTGTCTCGACCGAGGTTGATGCACACCTGTCCCATGACACGGAGGCCACCATCAAGAAGGCCATTGAGCTAATCAAGCTCTACGAGAGTGTCGGTGTGCCCAAGGAGCGCGTGCTCATCAAGATTGCCTCCACTTGGGGCGGTATCCAGGCCGCGCGTGAGCTTGAGAGCAAGCACGGTATTCACTGCAACCTGACGCTCCTGTTTGGCTTTGTTCAGGCGGTTGCTTGCGCGGAGGCCAAGGTGACCCTTATCTCTCCGTTTGTGGGCCGTATCCTGGACTGGTACAAGGCCAACAAGCCGGACGGTGACTACCAGGGCGCAAACGACCCTGGTGTCAAGTCGGTGCGCCATATTTACAACTACTACAAGCAGAACGACTACAATACGATTGTCATGGGTGCGTCGTtccgcagcgtcgacgAGATCGAAGAGCTCTGCGGCTGCGACTTTTTGACCATTGCACCCAAGCTTttggagcagctgcaagacTCGAAGAAGGAGCTCTCGCCCAAGCTTGGGACCGAACAGGCCAAGTCTGCCCCCACCATCCCCAAGGTCTCGTACATCAACGACAAGGAGGCGTTTGACCGTGCCCTTGCGGAGGACAAGATGGCTAGCGACAAGCTTGAGGAGGGCATCAAAAAGTTTGGCGAAGACGCTGATGCGCTCAAGGACATTTTGAGGAAGCACCTTTAG